The following are encoded in a window of Verrucomicrobiia bacterium genomic DNA:
- a CDS encoding P-II family nitrogen regulator yields MKKIEAIIKPFKLDEVKDALGAIGIEGMTVIEVRGFGRQKGHTEIFRGSEYTVDLLPKVKIELVVSDAHAEAAVAAVVRAARTGKIGDGKVFVASIEEAVRIRTEEIGEAAV; encoded by the coding sequence ATGAAGAAGATCGAAGCAATCATCAAACCTTTCAAACTCGACGAAGTCAAAGACGCCCTTGGCGCGATTGGTATCGAGGGGATGACGGTTATTGAGGTGAGGGGCTTTGGACGCCAGAAAGGTCACACCGAGATTTTTCGCGGGAGCGAATACACTGTGGACCTGCTGCCCAAAGTGAAGATCGAGTTGGTGGTCTCTGACGCGCATGCTGAGGCAGCGGTGGCCGCGGTGGTCAGGGCCGCCCGGACCGGCAAGATAGGCGATGGAAAAGTATTTGTCGCCTCGATCGAGGAGGCCGTTCGCATCCGCACAGAGGAGATAGGGGAGGCAGCCGTTTAG